From a single Nicotiana tabacum cultivar K326 chromosome 8, ASM71507v2, whole genome shotgun sequence genomic region:
- the LOC107767684 gene encoding uncharacterized protein LOC107767684 isoform X7, translated as MHSSVGTGSLAYVVGSKVMDMRTSTKDDRRREADIKCSQASNVNTDNLDSYSDFDNNCIDTSHAHQRESSSDSCDLISARGSTDKAALDSFCSVPTLGPYDRRSTELGGEACQSEFVNDNYFDFPPLPVTDLFEMSSKNKKGPRSYDKRILARRELKFGEDKMHSFRINNNADIVIEANVSSSYGVSRSLNSEIVRVHPSGPDSASWSGEFQEHKTEIFNRLIISDAPDTPNMNARTSPRGGFSDERVSEWLWTLHQIVVDVVRTDSHLEFYEDTKNLARMSDILAVYAWVDPATGYCQGMSDLLSPFVVLFEDNADAFWCFEMLLRRMRENFQMEGPTGVMKQLQALWHIVEFTDRQMFSHLSSIGAESLHFAFRMLLVLFRRELSFNEVLCMWEMMWAADFDESIAFHLGENCPEILVIQIPKESEAESGEEIVENNNNDSKDDSPPKHGSGERTISENNGMKLSLARPFCGLTRNIWSKNNGMPSFNMVSSARSSIDELPVFCVAAILFMNHQKILKETRSIDDLIKIFNDNMLKIRVKRCVRTAIKLRRKYFYKVLLLKTCWFKCLSPV; from the exons ATGCATTCCAGTGTAGGAACTGGTTCCCTTGCCTATGTTGTTGGGTCCAAGGTCATGGATATGAGAACAAGTACTAAAGATGACCGTAGAAGAGAAGCGGATATCAAGTGCAGTCAAGCTTCTAATGTTAATACTGACAATTTAGACAGTTACAGTGATTTTGATAATAATTGTATAGACACTTCACATGCACATCAAAGGGAAAGCTCTAGTGATTCTTGTGACCTTATAAGTGCAAGGGGAAGCACAGATAAGGCAGCATTGGACTCTTTTTGTTCTGTGCCTACTTTGGGTCCATATGACCGCAGATCCACCGAACTTGGGGGTGAAGCATGTCAATCAGAATTTGTAAATGACAACTATTTTGATTTTCCTCCTTTACCTGTTACAGATTTATTTGAAATGAGTAGCAAAAATAAGAAAGGTCCTAGGTCATATGATAAGAGAATTTTGGCAAGGCGTGAATTGAAATTTGGAGAGGACAAGATGCACAGCTTCAGAATAAATAATAATGCAGATATTGTCATAGAAGCAAATGTTTCCTCATCATATGGCGTATCTCGTTCCCTGAACTCTGAAATTGTGAGGGTTCATCCTAGTGGGCCGGATTCAGCGTCGTGGTCTGGAGAATTCCAGGAACACAAGACAGAGATTTTTAACAGACTCATAATATCTGACGCACCAGACACTCCAAATATGAATGCTAGAACATCTCCAAGAGGTGGTTTCAGTGACGAAAGAGTGTCGGAATGGCTCTGGACATTACATCAGATAG ttGTTGATGTAGTCAGAACTGATAGCCATCTTGAATTCTATGAGGATACAAAAAATTTGGCTAGAATGTCAGATATCCTGGCTGTTTATGCATGGGTTGATCCTGCAACGGGATATTGCCAAG GAATGAGTGATCTCTTGTCTCCTTTTGTTGTTCTGTTTGAGGATAATGCTGATGCTTTCTGGTGCTTTGAGATGCTTCTACGGAGAATG CGTGAGAACTTTCAGATGGAAGGGCCAACTGGTGTCATGAAGCAGTTGCAAGCTCTATGGCATATTGTCGAATTTACAGATCGACAAATGTTTTCTCATTTGTCAAGCATAGGTGCTGAAAGCCTTCATTTCGCCTTCCGGATGCTGTTGGTGCTCTTCCGCCGAGAATTATCTTTTAACGAGGTTCTTTGTATGTGGGAG ATGATGTGGGCTGCGGATTTTGATGAATCAATTGCTTTTCATCTAGGGGAGAACTGCCCTGAAATATTGGTCATTCAGATTCCAAAGGAATCTGAGGCAGAATCAGGAGAAGAAATTGTTGAGAATAACAATAACGACTCAAAGGATGATTCGCCCCCTAAACATGGAAGTGGAGAGCGTACCATCTCTGAAAACAATGGGATGAAGCTCTCCTTAGCTCGTCCATTTTGTGGATTGACTAGGAATATCTGGTCCAAAAATAATGGCATGCCCAGTTTTAATATGGTCTCGTCAGCAAGGAGTAGTATTGATGAATTACCAGTTTTTTGTGTAGCAGCTATTCTATTCATGAATCACCAGAAGATCCTCAAAGAAACCCGCTCAATTGATGATCTGATAAAG ATATTCAATGACAATATGTTAAAGATTCGGGTCAAGAGGTGTGTACGGACTGCCATCAAGCTGCGGAGGAAGTACTTTTACAAG GTCTTGCTTTTAAAAACTTGCTGGTTTAAATGTCTCTCTCCTGTTTGA